Within Oreochromis niloticus isolate F11D_XX linkage group LG2, O_niloticus_UMD_NMBU, whole genome shotgun sequence, the genomic segment AAAGTTGAGaccaaaataattaaaagaaaacgtgtatttatatttgcataGATGTTAAAATACCCCAGTAAGTACTGTTTCAGGGCGTCTGTTTGTGAAATAGGAATTAAacgaattaaaaaaataatgggCAACGTCTTACCTCTTCAGAACGATGTCTCCTGTCAGGAAGCACTAGAGTATTTGCATGACTTCCCGGGACTATAGTAGATCCTATACTCATTCTGGGTCCAACTAGCATGTACCGCTTCTCTCCTGATCTGTACTGGATGCTGTGACACAGTGTCCCATCATAATTAGTCTCTGGCAGATATTTAGAAGTATAGTCTGTGGATTTGGAGCACTGCATTGCAATCAGCACGATGATGCTGACGAGAAAAAGTACAGAAACTGCGCCCAAAGTTATCATGAGGTAAAATATGACATTACTGTCCTCATCATCTTTTGCTGCACTTTTAACATCAGAAGCTGCAAAAGCCTCTTTGGGCTCCACAAGTTTGACAATCACAGTAGCTGTTGCTGAGAGAGAAACGTTGCCGTTGTCTTTTACCAGTATTACCAGTTTATGCTCAGCCTCGTCTGTCTCTGTGAATGAGCGAAGTGTTCTGATCTGTCCTGTATAGCGGTCCAAAGCAAAGAGACTGTGGTCAGTAACTTCCTGGAGGGAAAAGAGCAACCAGCCGTTATATCCTATATCAGCGTCATAGGCTCTGACTTTAGTCACCAAGTGTCCTGCGTTGACGTTTCGGGGAATCTCCTCCACACCTTGAGCAGAACCGTTGGAGCTGAGTGGATACAGGATGACTGGAGCGTTGTCGTTCTGATCCAGGATGAAGACGTTGACTGTGACGTTGTTGCTTAGTGGCGGAGTTCCAGAATCTGAGGCAACAACTTGGAACTGGAAAGTTTTCAGCGTTTCAAAGTCAAAACTTTTCAGCGCAGTGATTTGTCCGTTATCATTGTTTATATTTAGGGATGAAATAATGTCATTTTGGCTCCCCTCTCTCACAATGTGATATGAAATGGCTGCATTGTCATGTAAGTCATTGTCTGAAGCGCTTACAGAAAATATGGACTTTCCAGCAGCGTTGTTTTCTACGAGATAAAACTCTAAAGGACTTTGTTTGAAATGTGGACTGTTGTCATTTACATCTGATATCTCAATGCGCAGAGTTTTAAAAGTAGATAGTGGAGGTTCACCGCAGTCGGTggcttttattgttatttcatAATGGGACAACACCTCTCGATCCAAAACATCCTTAGTGACCAATGAGAATGTGTTTTCCTTATAAGAAGGTTTTAATTCAAAAGGCACTTCATTAATAATGCTTGATATTATTTTTCCATTCACACCGAAGTCTTTGTCTTTCACACTAAGAAGTGAAATAACGGTGCCAAGCTTTGAATCTTCAGGCACTGTGTTTGAAAGTGATGTAACTTCGATTTCAGGCGGGTTATCGTTGACATCTAGTACTTTTATAATTAGTCTACACTCGCCCATCAATGGAGGCGTTCCTTTATCCGATACCTCAACATCCAGTTCATACACGTCGTTGTCTTCATAGTCCACTACTCCTTTGACCGTAATTTCTCCACTTGTTTTGTCCAGTTCAAAAATATCATAAACTTTCTGCCATAAAGTTTTTCCGAGAGTATATTCAACTTCTCCATTAGCACCTTCATCATAATCTGTCGCATTCATTCTAAATACTGATGCACCGACGGGTATGTTTTCTTTTATAGACAAGTGATAAATCTCCTGACTAAATATTGGACGATTGTCATTACTGTCCAGAACAGTTATGGTAACATTTAATGTGCCTGATCTTGGAGGTTTTCCTCCATCGACAGCTGTCATCACTAGCTTGTGTTCATTATTTTGTTCTCTATCTAGTGATTTCTTAAGCACTAAAAACGGTACCTTTCCTGCATCACTTTGACGGATATTTACTTCAAAATGTTCATTTGAGGTTATAGTATATGTACGAATAGAGTTAATTCCAGCATCGGGATCGCGAGCAGTGTGCAGCTGAAATCTCTTCCCTGGCAGTGTGTGTTCAGCTATTTCAAATGTCTGCTCTCTTGCAGGAAAACTAGGAGAATTATCATTTATGTCAGTAATTTCTACGATTATGTAGTGTATTTCCAAAGGGTTCTCTACAAGAATTTTTAGCTCCATGCGGCAAGCACCGCTGCCCTGACAGAGCTCCTCTCTATCGATATGATTACTGACATACAATGCCCCGCTATTCTGGTTTACCTCAAAAATACCGTCCTCACTTCCAGAGACAATACGGAACCGTCGGTCACCCAAAGAGGTTACATCAAGCCCGAGATCCTTCGCAACATTTCCAACAACAGTGCCATCTTCCACCTCCTCTGCAACAGAATATCTTATTTGAGCCAAAGCTTCTCTTCCGGAATACAGCATCAACGCCAAATAAAAGGCAAACCGGGAGTAGTGACTTGTTGGAGTCTCCATCATTTTTCAACAGCATATAAATCCACAGTTAATGCTAAGAGCAATAACCGACTCGCTTACGGCTACACATTTACAAAACCAACAACAGGGTTTTGTCGGCTGGTATATTTGGTCCAAGTGCTTTGCTCAGCTCAGACAAAGGGTTTGCAAGGGAAGGGACAATGTTCTTAAAGGTTTTCTGATTTCATAGTGCCACCCAGAGGCTGTGCTGAGAAAGAACCACAtatgcttgtttttttctttttccattgaTTGAATCCTCTTTTAGGCTTGAGAACTGAATTAAAGTTGACTGGATCTCGAACAACCAATAGAAATTTAGTATTTTAACATTGTTCTAGTCTCTTCCGGTCTTTCTCTCGGTTTACTCCATAAAAACTTGCTGATAACTTGCTCCAACAGATAATGGCATTAATCAATCATTGTGTTTCTTTAACATTCCTTCACTGGATAGCCTGATAGTTTTTGGCACCATGGATAGCGATCACAGGCTCTCCCACAGAACTTTAATTGGAAAAAGTGACATATAAACAACTACCAATAGAGCCAGTCAAGGTTCCCAACACAtgctcaaagaaaaaaaaaaaaaaagaaagggaaaaaacctACAAACCTACAaaggattattattattattattattattattgttattattattgttgttgttgttgttatttgtaTATGTATGGCTTTATAGTTTATCAGTGAATGTCATCTAAATagaaacagcaggaaaaaagctGGTGTTTAGCACATTAACCACAGTGGCTCGGGAAGCGTACAAACTCCACCCAGCCAGACAAACCCAAACTTTCTTGCTTTGAAGTAATAGCGCGAACCACTGCACCACTATGCTACTTGCTACCATTACAACTGATATTGTAAAGCAAGCCGAAAACGGAAAGGGAAAATGCTTTTACAAAAGAGTGTTAAGTTCTTACCTCTTCAGAAGGACGTCTCCTATCAGGAAGCACGAGAGTATTTGCATGGCTTCCTGGTACTATAGTAGATCCTGTACTCATTCTGGGTCCAACTAGCATGTACCGCTTCTCTCCTGATCTGTACTGGATGCTGTGACACAGTGTCCCGTCATAATTAGTCTCTGGCAAATATTTAGAAGTATAGTCTGTGGATTTGGAGCACTGCATTGCAATCAGCACGATGATGCTGACGAGAAAAAGTACAGAAACTGCGCCCAAAGTTATCATGAGGTAAAATATGACATTACTGTCCTCATCATCTTTTGTCGCACTTTTAACATCAGAAGATGCAAAAGCCTCTTTGGGCTCCACAAGTTTGACAATCACAGTAGCTGTTGCTGAGAGAGAAATGTTGCCGTTGTCTTTGACCAGTATTACCAGTTTATGCTCAGCCTCGTCTGTCTCTGTGAATGAGCGAAGTGTTCTGATCTGTCCTGTATAGCGGTCCAAAGCAAAGAGACTGTGGTCAGTCACTTCTTGCAGTGAAAAGAGCAACCAGCCGTTATATCCTATATCAGCGTCATAGGCTCTGACTTTAGTCACCAAGTGTCCTGCGTTGACGTTTCGGGGAATCTCCTCCACACCTTGAGCAGAACCATTGGAGCTGAGTGGATACAGGATGACTGGAGCGTTGTCGTTCTGATCCAGGATGAAGACGTTGACTGTGACGTTGTTGCTTAGTGACGGAGTTCCAGAATCTGAGGCAACAACTTGGAACTGGAAAGTTTTCAGCGTTTCAAAGTCAAAACTTTTCAGCGCAGTGATTTGTCCGCTGTCGGGATGTATATTCACAAAGGATGCCATAACATTGCGGCCAGCTCCCCCCCTGAGTATATGATAGAACACTGCTGCATTTTCGTTGCAGTCTTTATCAAATGCACTGACAGAGAATATTGACACGCCAGCCGCGTTATTTTCCGTCAAGTATAATTCTAGTGGATTATGTGAGAACTCCGGAAAATTATCGTTCACATCTGACACCTGAATGATCAACTTTTTAAAGGTGGAAAGAGGCGGCTCACCACAGTCTGTAGCTGTTATTGAAATGTCATAATGTGACACAGTTTCCCTATCTAGTGATTCTTTTGTTACTAACGAGtacatgttttctttaaatgacGGTTTTAATTCAAATGGCACATTTTCTGTTAGATGACATATGACTTTGCTATTTAAACCAGAATCAGCGTCTGTAACAGTAATGAGAGCGACCACGGTACCCTGTTTTGAGTCCTCggggaccatgctggatattgAAGTCACTTCTATTTCTGGTTTATTGTCATTGACATCTTGAATCTTTATTATAATTCTACAGTCAGTCGTCATCGGCGGCTGACCTTTGTCTGAGGCTTGGACATCTAAATTGTAAACATTGGCTGTCTCATAATCAATTTCTCCGATAACTCGAATTTCTCCCGTGAGTCTGTCTAAAGTAAATAGTCGCAACACACTGGAAGTAATATCACCCCCAAAAGTATACTCGACGTCCCCGTTAATACCCTCGTCTAGATCTGTTGCTTGGACTTTGATTATAGTCTTGTCTAATGGGGCATTTTCTTGCAATGTAACGGAATAAACCTCTTGAGAAAATACTGGTCTGTTATCGTTGTTATCAAGAACCTTTATATTAAGGCTCAGATTTGCGTATTTTGGCGGCGTCCCCCCATCCATAGCGGTTAAAATCAAGCTATGGTTTGTTTTCCGCTCTCTGTCCAAGTTTCTCTGCAGTACAAGGAAAGGGATTTTATCTTCCCCTCTGTCTCGAATTTCAAGATGAAAATGATCGTTTTGACTCAGTTTATAAAGCTGCACCGCATTTACTCCAACATCTCGGTCACGAGCGCCTGGTAACTGAAATCGTGCTCCTGGCAGTGTGGTCTCTGCTATTTCTATTACCTTCTCTTTCTCAGCAAAACTGGGTCTATTGTCGTTAGTATCTATTATTTCAACAGTAACATAGTGGACTTCAAGGGGGTTTTCAACAACAATTTTTAGATCTAATAAACAGGCAACATTTCTATCGCACAGCTGTTCCCTGTCCACATTTTCGTGAACATACAACGCCCCATTGTTCGGGTTTACCTCAAACAGCGTACCCTGGGCTCCAGACACAATACGAAAACGCCTGCTTTTCAGTGTACCGACATCGAGCCCCAGATCCTTGGCAACATTTCCAATAACAGCTCCCACTCTAACATCCTCTGGAGTCGAATATTTAATCTGGGCTAAAATCACTTCCACACAGCAGAAGAGCGCGGCGAAAACCAGAGGATAAGGCCAAGTTATCATTCTGCCTCTTTGTCCTTTGGCAAAATCATATGTAATAAAATCCACGTGTATTTTTCCACTTAGTAATCATCCAGTTTTCCTGAGATTTTACTCCAGACGTCCGTTTTcgtgaaaagaaaaatacacgGGCGAAAATCGAAACGTTGATATTCTTTGTGGCCGaggtgaaaacacacacattacaaGGGGCTGAGTGGAATTTCGCACTTCCTTATAGTAACACTGACACCCACAGGATCATTCAGCGCTTACATTTAGTAGGAAATGGGGAAAAACAGATTCGactaaacagaaacttttgtCATTTAATATATTACACTTTTTATTCAAATGACTATCCGTGTGACAAGGCAAAAATATCCTAGGGCATCATCACAAGCACTGACTTTGCAATGTAGTAGGTAAAGAGCTTAATCGTTCAGTGCCCTGTGATAACCGAGCACAGTTAAATACCTTAATAAGAGcttttcagcaccatggacagtgGAAAAGTCTTAAAATCACATCAATAACAACAGCGTGCTCGATGCCCTCTCTCTTCGATGATCAATAACCACATCGGACAggaaaacaaaatgtgtttagtGGTAACAGTGCTAACACATTTACAGCACAAATAGAAGGACATCACTCAAAACTATTAAGATGCCTCGCCAATACCACGTGCCAGCACTTCCATTATCTTAAAAAACGACAGGGAGTAGTCAAGATTATCCAATAGGTGAGGCAAAATTAGGCAATTGCATTAAAATGATCATCATGAATTTATCCTACCTCTTCAGATGACCGTCTTCTGTCTGGCATCACCAGAGTATTTTTATGGCTTCCTGGTACTATAGTAGATCCTATACTCATCCTGGGTCCAACTAACATGTACTTCCTGTCTCCAGATCTGTACTGGATGCTGTGACACAGTGTCCCATCATAATTTGCTTCTTGTAAATACTTAGAAGTATAGTCTGTGGATTTGGAGCACTGCATTGCAATCAGCACGATGATGCTGACGAGAAAAAGTACAGAAACTGCGCCCAAAGTTATCATGAGGTAAAATATGACATTACTGTCCTCATCATCTTTTGCTGCACTTTTAACATCAGAAGCTGCAAAAGCCTCTTTGGGCTCCACAAGTTTGACAATCACAGTAGCTGTTGCTGAGAGAGAAACGTTGCCGTTGTCTTTGACCAGTATTACCAGTTTATGCTCAGCCTCGTCAGTCTCTGTGAATGAGCGAAGTGTTCTGATCTGTCCTGTATAGCGATCCAAAGCAAAGAGACTGTGGTCAGTCACTTCCTGCAGTGAAAAGAGCAACCAGCCGTTATATCCTATATCAGCGTCATAGGCTCTGACTTTAGTCACCAAGTGTCCTGCGTTGACGTTTCGGGGAATCTCCTCCACACCTTGAGCAGAACCATTGGAGCTGAGTGGATACAGGATGACTGGAGCGTTGTCGTTCTGATCCAGGATGAAGACGTTGACTGTGACGTTGTTGCTTAATGACGGAGTTCCAGAATCTGAGGCAACAACTTGGAACTGGAAAGTTTTCAGCGTTTCAAAATCAAAACTTTTCAGCGTGGAAATGTGTCCGTTATCACTGTTTATACTTAGTAATGACATAATGTCATTTTGGCTGCCCTCTTTCACAATGCGATATGAAATGGCTGCATTGTCACTTAAGTCATTGTCCACTGCGCTTACGGAGAATATTGATTTCCCAGCAACGTTATTTTCGGACAGGTAAAAGTGTAGTGGATTTATCGGAAAATGTGGTCTGTTGTCATTTACGTCTGCTACCTGGATGTTCAAAGTTTTAAAAGTAGATAAAGGGGGCTCTCCACAGTCGGTGGCTTTTATTGTCAGTTCATATTGAGATACATCCTCTCGGTCCAAAAGATCTTTAGTGACAACGGAATAAACGTTCTCTTTATATGATGGTTTTAATTCAAAAGGTAAGTCTGAGGTTATGCTGAGAATAATTTTCCCATTCACACCAGCGTCTTTATCTCGCACACTGATGAGTGAAATCATTGTGCCGGGCTTTGAATCCTCAGACACTGTATTTGAAAGCGATGTGATTTCAATTTCTGGCGGATTATCAttgatgtcttttatctttataATTAATCTGCACTCACCGGTTAGTGGAGGTGTTCCTTTATCTGATGCCTCGATATCCAATTTATAAACGTCGTTTTCTTCATAGTCCACTATTCCCTTTATTCTTATTTCCCCACTTATTTTATCCAGTTCAAATATATCATAAACTTTTTTCTTGAGTGTTTTTCCAAGACTGTATACAATTTCACTACTGGAACCTTCATCTGGGTCTGTCGCATTCATTCTAAATATTGAAGTCCCTACTTGAACATTTTCATCTATTTCTATTTGGTAGCTCTCTTGACTAAAGGTTGGACGGTTGTCATTTGTGTCAAGAACGATTATAGTAACATTTATGGTGCCTGATCGCGGAGGTTTTCCTCCATCAACTGCAGTGACAGTtaacgtgtatttgttgattttttcTCTATCCAACGATTTCTTCAGCACTAAAAATGGTATTATATCCTCATCGCTCTGACGGATTGCTACTTCAAAATGTTCGTTTGACGTTAAAGTATATGTACGAATTGCGTTAATTCCAGAATCGGGGTCCCGAGCACTGTGCAGCTGAAATCGTCTTCCTGCCATGGTTTGTTCAAAAATTTCAAACCTCTGTTCTTTTTCGGGGAAAACAGGGGAGTGATCGTTAATATCAATAATTTCTACAACCACGTAGTGTATTTCCAAAGGGTTTTCTGCTATAATTTTTAGCTCCATTAGGCATGCCCCACTGCCCAGACAAAGCTCCTCTCTGTCGATTTTCTTAAGCAAATAGAGATCCCCATTGTCCTGGTTTACATCAAAAAACGCATCCTTAGATTCAGACACAACACGGAACCGCCGGCTGGTCAAAGAGCTGATATCAAGACCAAGATCCTTTGCAACACTTCCGACAACAGTTCCATctttcacctcttctgcaacaGAGTATCTTATTTCTGCCGAAGCCCCTTTCCCGACAAACAGCAGCAAAGCTACATGGAGAATAAACCAGACCCCATTCCTTCCACGACTTCGTTTTTCGTTCTCCATTGTAATCAAACAACAGATTACAAAACAATGTTTGGACTACCTAGCTCATTGCCTGTTGTATATAATGTATAAAGCACGATTTGGAAAGATTGCGAGCTCGAATCAAGCGTCTTCTCTGCTTTTAGCAGTGGCAAACAAAAGCTTTGTGAGAGGATGGATAAAGTGGTCTCCAGTTTGTCAATGTAATACTGACACCCAGAGGTTACTGGAGAAGTGCAGAATTATAAATTACAGTGTATAAAAAGAAACCGTTATTCCAACAATGAAAAACACGTTATCAGGGGGTTTAAATTTTGTTCCATATGTTGATTATCTCAGAAGATGTTATTTAACCCACTTCTGAATAAAGAAGGTCACCCCTGACCAACACTATTCAGCAGCACATAtttgatttaagaaaaaaagtgccGTTCACCAAAGTAGCATGCAAGATATCTGGTAACGTGCAATTCCATTGGTTTTTCATGAGGATCGCCCACATGACCTAGACCCATATTCGATTGAGTAGAAGCATTATGAATCACCATTTATCGTGACCAAAATGTCAATGAAACTAACTTTAGTGTGAGCACTGTGGTCTTTAGGTATGATACTTTAGAATTGtaatttcaaaaaagaaaagaaaatttagacgATATCAAAAAAGTCTAATTGATGGAAAAGAATGCGCAAAAACATGTGACATCACACTTTTAAGCTCTTACCTCTTCAGAAGGACGTCTCCTATCAGGAAGCACGAGAGTATTTGCGTGACTGCCAGGTACTATAGTAGATCCTATACTCATTCTGGGTCCAACTAGCATGTACCGCTTCTCTCCTGATCTGTACTGGATGCTGTGACACAGTGTCCCATCATAATTAGTCTCTGGCAAATATTTAGAAGTATAGTCTGTGGATTTGGAGCACTGCATTGCAATCAGCACTACGATGCTGACgagaaaaagcacagaaacTGCGCCCAAAGTTATCATGAGGTAAAATATAACATTACTTTCTTCATCATCTTTTGCTGCACTTTTAACATCAGAAGCTGCAAAAGCCTCTTTGGGCTCCACAAGTTTGACAATCACAGTAGCTGTTGCTGAGAGAGAAACGTTGCCGTTGTCTTTGACTAGTACGAGCAGTTTATGCTCAGCCTCATCAGTCTCTGTGAATGAGCGAAGTGTTCTGATCTGTCCTGTATAGCGGTCCAAAGCAAAGAGACTGTGGTCAGTCACTTCCT encodes:
- the LOC112842427 gene encoding protocadherin alpha-3-like, with the translated sequence MMETPTSHYSRFAFYLALMLYSGREALAQIRYSVAEEVEDGTVVGNVAKDLGLDVTSLGDRRFRIVSGSEDGIFEVNQNSGALYVSNHIDREELCQGSGACRMELKILVENPLEIHYIIVEITDINDNSPSFPAREQTFEIAEHTLPGKRFQLHTARDPDAGINSIRTYTITSNEHFEVNIRQSDAGKVPFLVLKKSLDREQNNEHKLVMTAVDGGKPPRSGTLNVTITVLDSNDNRPIFSQEIYHLSIKENIPVGASVFRMNATDYDEGANGEVEYTLGKTLWQKVYDIFELDKTSGEITVKGVVDYEDNDVYELDVEVSDKGTPPLMGECRLIIKVLDVNDNPPEIEVTSLSNTVPEDSKLGTVISLLSVKDKDFGVNGKIISSIINEVPFELKPSYKENTFSLVTKDVLDREVLSHYEITIKATDCGEPPLSTFKTLRIEISDVNDNSPHFKQSPLEFYLVENNAAGKSIFSVSASDNDLHDNAAISYHIVREGSQNDIISSLNINNDNGQITALKSFDFETLKTFQFQVVASDSGTPPLSNNVTVNVFILDQNDNAPVILYPLSSNGSAQGVEEIPRNVNAGHLVTKVRAYDADIGYNGWLLFSLQEVTDHSLFALDRYTGQIRTLRSFTETDEAEHKLVILVKDNGNVSLSATATVIVKLVEPKEAFAASDVKSAAKDDEDSNVIFYLMITLGAVSVLFLVSIIVLIAMQCSKSTDYTSKYLPETNYDGTLCHSIQYRSGEKRYMLVGPRMSIGSTIVPGSHANTLVLPDRRHRSEEGFCFRLRRGNRVLKPNPPADGRFIFRKYAITCCLSTQGASVYVGTVK